Part of the Paenibacillus kyungheensis genome, GAGACGCTTTTGTTAAGCATCCGATCCCTAAACTAATTTCCTTTACAGGTTCTACCGAAGTAGGACGCGGTATTGGTAAATTAGCAGGTGAACATCTGAAAGATGTCGCTTTAGAACTTGGTGGAGACAATGCGATGATCGTATTGGATGATGCTGATATCGATAAAGCTGTAGAAGCAGCAGTCTACGGAAAGTTTTTCCATCAAGGACAAATCTGTATGGCACTGAATCGTATCGTTATTGATAATGCTATCTACGATACATTTGTAGAGAAATTCACCAATACAGTAAAAGGTCTAAAATTCGGCGATCCTGCTGATGCCAAAACATTAGTAGGCCCATTGATTCATGAAAAAGAAGTAGACCGTCTACTTGAAGTTATCGAAAATGCGCAAAAAGAAGGCGCAACATTGTTATACGGTGGTAAAAGTAAAGGGAGTGTACTTGAACCAACTGTTCTGAGTGAAGTATCTCCAGAAAATTCAGCAGCACAACATGAATTATTCGGTCCGGTTGCTTTACTGATTCGTGCGAAAGACGAAGCAGATGCGATTCGCATAGTAAATAGCAGTGAATACGGATTAAGTGGTTCTGTATTTACATCGAACTTGGAGCGTGGTTATCGTGTGGCTCAAGAAGTAGAAAGTGGTATGATTCATGTAAATGATCAACCTGTAAACGATGAAGCACATGTTATGTTCGGGGGCGAGAAATCTTCTGGTCTAGGACGCTTTGGTGGAGAATGGGCTATTGAGAAATTTACTCGTACACGCTGGATCAGTATTCAGCACGAATACCGCGAATTTCCTAATATTTAATAAAAAGCGATAATATTTATTATTTTTTTATATAAAATTAAAAAAATCGTATGATATAAGCCAAGCTGCTTTATGATTCCTTAGGGATCGTAAAGCAGTTTTTTTGTACAAAGATATGTTAAAGAATAGATATATTTTATTCAAAAAAAATGATAATCGTAGTTTGAAAAATAGGAAATGCGGTTATTAATTCTTACCGGAAGATTTACCATAATCTTATTATAGCTTCTGTCATTGGTAACGATGCTTCTGGTGAATTGAGAAGGAGTTGAGCAGGCATGTCAATAGATCGTTTTATACTCCGTAAATTAAACCGTGAAGCCGATGAGCATACTCGTACCAATTTACTACGCTTATTTGTTATTCGTATTCGGAGTGCAGAAAAGCAAGAAGCAGGCAGAAATAAACAGTATATCAGCTAACATGATTTTATATGATGTGTAATACTAATCTTTTATTGTAAAGAGTTCTTTTATGTTAAATAGATAATCATTGAGATTTGATGATGCATATAGTATAAAATGACAGTTCACAAAAAAACATCCGTTCTCCTTAAAGGGAGCGGATGTTTTTTATAGTTATCATGGTTGTTTATTTAGCTGTTTGAGCATACTCGGCTTCTAAAACCATTGCTTCTGGTTCTACCCATGATTGAGACCAATCCTGAATACCGCGTATCACAGATTCTAATGCCAATCCTTTTTGAGTTAATTCATATTCAATTCGTACCGGCGTCTCAGGGTATACATGGCGGACAACCATTCCTTCATGCTCTAGATCCTTCAGGCGTTCGGACAAAAGACGACCGCTTACCGGGAGTGATGATTGAATAGAGCAAAAGCGTTGAGGACCACCCATCAGTTGATAAATAATTAAGCCATTCCAACGTTTACTTAAAATCTGCATCCCCTTTTCGAATCGAGGACAAAGCATTGATGTATCCATCTATATCACCTCTTTTAATAAACCTATTATATCACATAATATACATTTGATACAGACTATCACTTCAGTAATTTAATAACTTTAAAGATATTTCTTTTTAAATTACACTAGATTACTTAAAGTTAATTGGGGAACAATTGATTATCAGGCATTTTTGTTGAAAACTATAAAATTGTATGCAAAAAATCGATAACGCCTATAGAACATAATCTGTTCATAAGTATTACCGATTTGATGATAGACAAGTACGTCATTTATGTAAGTAGAGAGTAGCATCAGACAGAAAGGGCCGTACGGAGTCTTCCCGTTGTTAGGCCCATCGTAATGTCTATAAAGAAGTAGGAAAAGCACTTACATTTTAGTATAAAGATAAAGCTAGAGTGTCACTTTCACGATAAGTATGCAAAATCGCTTCAGAACCTACAACTTCAATACTAATAACAGTATCTAGACACGTTTTAATCATTTTTTTACCATTTACAATTTTGTGTTCAATCGTTCTGCGTAATAGTCTTAACAGCTTGGACATTGGTTGTGTATTCTCGGCGTTAAAGTAAACCGGAACCATCTTGTTCTCTAAAAGAATTGTCGTTTTCACTATTAATCACCTCGTTTATTGTTATAAGTAATTTGATTTCAAAAGTTGATATGTGTTAGCCTTTCGACTAACTTGACTTTATTGTAATCACCTTTCCTTAAAGAAAACTTAAAATTACATGATTTTCACCTAAAACCTGAGCATTAATTTTAAAGTGAGACACATAATGTTCATGAAGCTACATTAAAATCTACATACCATATTACTTATAATAATCATATATGGGTAAAAATGGAATATATTTCGTGAAACAATTGACAAAATTAAGCCTATAGTGCTACATTGGAATAGGTACTAAGAACCTGTATTGTATAATTTACTACATCATTGCCCTTTATATAGTTACAAAAGCTCACATGTCAGTATTGAAGGGAGAAGATGGACCTACATGTTAACTTTGAACTCTTCCAAAGAAACTATGATAACGTTGACAGACAAAGAACTGTTCTTTTTAGGCAATGTGCTTGGATTTGATCAGATCATGGGAATGGATAATCCGTTACAAGATAGTACAGTCGAAGAATTGGCTGATATATGGAAGCAAGCAAGTACATCTCTTGTACAAAAAGGATGTTTAACGATAGATAATCAAAATGAAATATCGCTTCACCCGCCAGATGCTTATTTACAAGGGAAATTCGTAGGCACTTACAAGCGTGGCTGTTGTATCCGTTACTTTTATGCTACAGATACGACTAATAAAGTTCGTGAAGGAAATAGCTATTTTACTCATGAGACAGTAGTCGATATTAAGCAAGCTTCTGCTTTGCCGGGAAGTTACACTTTAACAGAACTCGGAAGTCTGAACAAAGCATGTACATTATTGTTACGACGAATGAAACTAAGTAATAATGCTATTGGAGAAATGCCTGCTTTAACTTTTTCCAAACATTGGTTTGATCAGTATTTTCATCATGGAGAACATATTCATTTAGAGAAGATTACAACAGAATTGACGCAAATGACAGGTGATTCAGAAGGTTCACGTATTTTTGCCAAAGTGTTGCATAACTATAGTTTGCGTGCTGAAATTCAATTTTCTCAATGGGAAGAAGATAATTGGCAACGTCAAGGAGCGGTATTGTTAGCCGATCAGAATACAAATTGGATCGTTCGAATGAGTAATCAAGATGATGAAGATTGGGTAATTGCTGTTCCTGTAGATAAAAAGCAATTACGACGTATGTTACTTGATTGGGTGCAACAACCTGATCCTTCTTAAATTAAAAATCGACAATATAAAACCGAGCAGAATTGTGCTGTTCGGTTTTATATTGTCGATTTTGCTAAATAAATAAAAAAAAGTGATTCCATCCCTGTCTATATTGGGTAAATTGTTGAAGCACACGGTAGAATGCCTGTGTATACATATTTTATTCAAAAGGGGTGGAGCAAATGATGGAATCTACAATCAATATACATCGCTTTGCAGGAAAAACAGCGTTGGTTACCGGAGCAGGTTCTGGCATTGGTAAAGCGACGGCTCTTAAATTCGTAGCTGAAGGAGCGAATGTGATCTTATGTGATCTATCGCTTGAACGTATACGTGAAACAGAAGCAGAAGCAAATGCGATT contains:
- a CDS encoding aldehyde dehydrogenase family protein, whose translation is MTLVQSKYAHWNKQFIAGEWVEGSSDKMMQNKNPYTGEILVEWRSSDENDLDKSYKTAQTEGKKWSKMPLAARAKVMREAMMQMNERKEEIVDLLIAESGSTRVKAEREWMTTVRILEESSSFPYRIKGELIGSDIPGKENRVVREAKGVIGVIGPWNFPLHLCMRSVAPALAVGNGVVIKPASDTPITAGLLIADIFEKAGLPKGVLSVVSGSGSEIGDAFVKHPIPKLISFTGSTEVGRGIGKLAGEHLKDVALELGGDNAMIVLDDADIDKAVEAAVYGKFFHQGQICMALNRIVIDNAIYDTFVEKFTNTVKGLKFGDPADAKTLVGPLIHEKEVDRLLEVIENAQKEGATLLYGGKSKGSVLEPTVLSEVSPENSAAQHELFGPVALLIRAKDEADAIRIVNSSEYGLSGSVFTSNLERGYRVAQEVESGMIHVNDQPVNDEAHVMFGGEKSSGLGRFGGEWAIEKFTRTRWISIQHEYREFPNI
- a CDS encoding winged helix-turn-helix transcriptional regulator, with translation MDTSMLCPRFEKGMQILSKRWNGLIIYQLMGGPQRFCSIQSSLPVSGRLLSERLKDLEHEGMVVRHVYPETPVRIEYELTQKGLALESVIRGIQDWSQSWVEPEAMVLEAEYAQTAK